In one window of Pediococcus inopinatus DNA:
- a CDS encoding ATP-binding protein — translation MKLIKFGIKNFRGFGNELQEVKIDNFTCLVGKNDAGKSSIFDAMDVFFNGFKNIDSDDAHIDSHGNRAKKVELSGTFDVEDSQIKIESVPTSLGAEGLLNSEGQLKIVQEISSPSKSGIKTFIMAFLPDLDEVKDIHTLKNSALKKRFNKIKEDNHITGWDKIPQTTNTLMRKAIINYYENKLPAQSSIPVKVPIDKEGGKDLWSSINKGLPLFQLFKTDRDNNDSDAEIQNPLKAITKKTLQGKLQEQLDTITSTIKAETIKQANKTLEKLNEMDPDLASQITPTFDDPSWQNIFKFSLDTDQIPLNKRGSGTRRLILLNFFRAEAEQAKDESNSNNIIYAFEEPETAQHIDHQKILMESFKKIAEQANQQVLITTHSPELAGLTDVDNIREVTQNNYISKIDNSPSLLRISDELGIFPNILGMPGKLRMVIFVEGPNDVKFLRLFLSKYCSDFVTQNDLLIIPFGGGALKHWLDLDVLKSINPCTYYIFDNDKAGKEYERKLEKLGKKLSSHVWKLGPIEFYFPYETYLHEATSINKSRHNTDPDKLLTIISKENYHIADYKKNIEPVKGALWSKFKEITDNGQLASYWSSDSNINSEFKDLAAELKSCYEND, via the coding sequence ATGAAACTTATTAAGTTTGGTATCAAAAATTTTAGAGGTTTCGGAAATGAATTACAAGAAGTAAAAATAGATAATTTCACTTGCTTAGTTGGTAAAAATGATGCCGGAAAGTCTTCTATCTTCGACGCTATGGATGTGTTTTTTAACGGTTTTAAAAATATTGATTCTGATGATGCACATATAGACTCACATGGTAATCGTGCAAAAAAGGTTGAATTGTCGGGGACGTTTGATGTTGAAGATTCTCAAATAAAAATAGAATCTGTTCCAACTTCTCTGGGAGCTGAGGGATTACTTAACAGCGAAGGGCAGCTTAAAATAGTGCAAGAAATATCTTCACCAAGCAAAAGTGGAATAAAAACTTTTATTATGGCGTTTTTACCAGATTTGGATGAGGTAAAAGATATACATACTTTGAAAAATTCGGCTTTAAAGAAAAGATTTAATAAAATTAAAGAGGATAATCATATTACCGGATGGGATAAAATACCTCAAACTACTAATACACTTATGCGCAAAGCAATAATTAATTACTATGAAAATAAACTCCCTGCCCAAAGTAGCATTCCTGTGAAAGTCCCTATAGACAAGGAGGGGGGTAAAGATCTATGGAGTTCAATAAATAAAGGTTTGCCACTCTTCCAATTATTTAAGACTGACAGGGATAATAATGATTCAGATGCTGAAATTCAAAATCCCTTGAAAGCTATAACTAAAAAAACCCTTCAAGGAAAGTTACAAGAACAGCTAGATACTATAACATCCACAATTAAAGCAGAAACAATAAAACAAGCTAATAAAACTCTTGAGAAACTAAATGAGATGGATCCTGATCTGGCTAGTCAAATAACTCCTACGTTTGATGATCCATCATGGCAAAATATTTTTAAATTTTCGTTAGACACCGATCAAATTCCTCTAAATAAAAGAGGGAGTGGAACCCGGAGATTAATCCTTTTAAACTTTTTTCGAGCTGAAGCAGAACAGGCAAAAGATGAATCCAATAGCAATAATATTATATATGCTTTTGAAGAACCAGAAACTGCTCAACATATAGATCACCAAAAAATACTAATGGAATCTTTCAAAAAAATAGCGGAACAGGCTAATCAACAAGTTTTAATCACGACACACAGTCCTGAATTAGCTGGATTAACTGATGTGGATAACATTAGAGAAGTTACACAAAATAATTATATAAGTAAAATAGACAACTCACCAAGTTTATTACGTATTTCTGATGAGTTAGGTATTTTCCCTAATATTTTGGGCATGCCAGGTAAATTAAGAATGGTTATTTTTGTGGAAGGACCCAACGATGTTAAATTTTTAAGACTATTTTTATCTAAATATTGTTCGGATTTTGTTACTCAAAATGATCTCCTTATAATTCCCTTTGGAGGTGGGGCCTTAAAACATTGGCTTGATCTAGATGTATTAAAATCTATAAATCCATGTACGTATTATATTTTTGATAACGATAAGGCTGGAAAGGAATATGAACGTAAGTTAGAAAAGTTGGGAAAGAAATTAAGTTCTCATGTGTGGAAATTAGGCCCCATTGAGTTTTATTTTCCTTATGAAACCTATTTACATGAAGCTACGTCAATTAATAAAAGCAGACATAATACAGATCCGGATAAGCTTTTAACCATAATATCTAAAGAAAATTATCATATAGCTGACTATAAAAAAAATATAGAACCTGTTAAAGGGGCGCTTTGGAGTAAATTTAAAGAAATAACAGACAATGGTCAATTAGCTAGTTATTGGTCTAGTGATAGTAATATAAATTCAGAATTCAAAGATTTAGCAGCTGAATTAAAATCCTGCTATGAAAACGATTAA
- a CDS encoding type II toxin-antitoxin system RelE/ParE family toxin, whose amino-acid sequence MEYFAENRKLTKILNDPRLLVKNFGRDRAKRIQARLDEFDAADTLKQISSDPPPRCHRLHNNLEGKFAVDVSKNFRIVFEGYDKADQLSVERSAIVTVQIIKIEDYH is encoded by the coding sequence ATGGAATATTTTGCTGAAAATCGCAAACTCACAAAAATCTTGAATGATCCCCGTTTACTAGTTAAAAATTTTGGCCGTGATCGGGCTAAACGCATTCAAGCTCGGCTTGATGAGTTTGACGCTGCTGATACTCTGAAGCAGATTTCTTCTGATCCACCGCCACGCTGTCACCGATTGCATAACAATTTGGAAGGCAAATTTGCTGTTGATGTCAGCAAAAATTTCCGCATTGTTTTTGAGGGTTACGATAAAGCCGATCAACTTTCAGTTGAAAGATCAGCAATTGTAACTGTTCAAATTATAAAGATTGAAGACTATCATTAA
- a CDS encoding helix-turn-helix transcriptional regulator, with translation MLHRENSIRQYHTSSAADLIKETMDFYQITQTDLAARLGVSQKNISDILKRKRFINELLALRIETVMGISSQLLLNLDANFKLHQAKENAKDSEPNHQSDKFLKRYDWVSA, from the coding sequence ATGCTGCATCGCGAGAATAGTATTCGGCAGTATCACACCAGTTCAGCTGCCGATCTCATTAAAGAAACTATGGACTTTTATCAAATTACTCAAACTGATCTAGCCGCTCGCTTAGGGGTTAGTCAAAAAAACATTTCAGATATTCTTAAACGCAAACGATTCATCAATGAGTTATTGGCTTTAAGAATCGAAACTGTTATGGGTATTTCTAGTCAATTACTCCTTAACTTAGATGCTAACTTTAAATTGCATCAGGCTAAGGAAAATGCTAAAGATTCTGAACCCAATCATCAATCAGACAAATTCCTTAAACGATATGATTGGGTATCAGCATAA
- a CDS encoding MobC family plasmid mobilization relaxosome protein: MASYLSDKQPNRKDSRQINFRVSEQDYLKLSQSAKTLNMSVPAFVKKKAQGARIVAPKIGAKEAQALTRQLAKIGGNLNQLAKHANQGGNVPAQALQELQSEVAHIWQQLT, translated from the coding sequence ATGGCTAGCTATCTATCCGATAAACAACCCAATCGGAAAGACAGTCGGCAAATCAATTTTAGAGTGAGCGAGCAGGACTATTTAAAGCTTTCGCAGTCAGCGAAAACTTTAAATATGTCCGTGCCTGCTTTTGTCAAAAAGAAGGCACAAGGGGCACGGATCGTTGCCCCTAAGATTGGCGCAAAAGAAGCCCAAGCATTAACCCGTCAATTAGCAAAAATTGGGGGTAATCTCAATCAATTAGCCAAACACGCCAATCAAGGGGGCAATGTTCCTGCCCAAGCATTGCAGGAATTGCAAAGTGAGGTGGCACACATATGGCAACAACTCACATAA